From Erigeron canadensis isolate Cc75 chromosome 5, C_canadensis_v1, whole genome shotgun sequence:
AAAAATTGTGAAAACGAGAGTCACCAAAATATTGCCTACATTCTTTTAAATTGTTCTCATATGGATAGTGTTTTTGAACAGTTCTAGATGAAAATTTATTTGTGCATATAATTAGgaaaaaaattatcaatatgtgtaaaatctataatataactcatgcatatctaccaatatactaaaacatgattggAAGATTTTTTAAATGACACTTGACGTAATCTTTAATCGACACATGCATTTTaatatatcatttaattaaaagatGACGTGTATTTTCTTATATGTTagaatctcttatataaataaaacaaaactgtttctagaactttttttcctatgtggcatgctaaCATTTTCTCTTAAGGTATTTTCTacaaatttatgatgtcataattattttttctttatttttaaaaaactatttttcataTTAGGCCCTATGTTATCTCTTttattacatattatttttgtaaccttattaatattaaaaatgattgattgTATTCTAGCTctttatttttagtaaatattacatttttggtctctCAAGTTGGCAGGATTTCCAGTTATTGttcttaagtgaattaattacagaaaaaacccTAAGGTTGgtcaaatttttcacttttcactatGTGACTAACATATGTCTATTAGCTCCGTTAAGTGAGGGGCAGATTTGTCAATTCACCATGATCCCTTCTTTTTATtcttccaaactcaaacacaaacccaaattttgaaaattacaacgGCCGGAAAACGAAATGTTAACTGAAAAACACACACCGagcacacaaacacacacacatctgaGATTGGAAACAAGGGTTTATGGATTCGGAATTGCTTGGATCGGGATCGGTTTTGGCTAGGTTTGGTTGGATTTGAAGTGCAATTGCTTTGTTTTGTCTTTATTTTcgattcaaacaagtttttcCAGCGAGTCAAGAAATAAATCTAGATTTAAATTTTTCGATCATGATTTTCAAATTTCCGGTCGTCGTGAGTTCAGTGTACATTTCATTTTCAGCAAAACCTAATGAATCTggtttgtgtttgagtgtgAGAAGAAGAGATCATGGTGAAATAACGAATCTGTCATTCACTTAACGGACCTAATAGACGGTTGTTAGTCACAGAGTTGAAAGTGAAAAATTTGACCaactttagggttttttttgtaattaatttactTAAGAGCAATAACTGAAAATCCTACCAACTTAAGGGACCAAAGATGTAATTCtcttatttttaattctatatctaccattgatttatggtagttaggtttatttttttatcacctaatcgattttatatattaatgttcatctttacaaatatattgttatctccatatcaaaagttataatgtatcgacaacaaattacatacaacaaCAATGTACCCAATCCGGCAAAAGCCAGGTTTGGGGAAGTTAGaaatgtagacagtcttacacCTATATGAAGGTAGATAGATTGTTTCCAGAAGGATCTCCGGCCAAAAAGAGCCAAAAGATTGAGAGGGTAAAAAGTTTAGTGACCATACATGTCGGTTGAGTCGTCTGATTACATTACAATTAAAGAAGATTACCAGACACCACATAACACACTTTAACGTAAAATGGACAATACATAGTAAAAAGGgcatttaaacctattaaacatcAACCTACAAATGTAATAAACATGTTCATGTGCATACAACCAAGCAAGGATCCAACAATTACGAGCGATATGTGTAAGAACTCCCTTAAATCCCCTCACAACAAGCCAAAGAAGCAAATAGGGTTGAACCAGACACACATAGAACTCTcctaaattacatacataattctatatatttttttgcttttaactttttaattataaggCCCAGGTTAaatccgggttgattagctagttagtATAAAACTAggattttaatttggttttctCTTTTTGGATTCTATATGCTAAACCTATGCGTATATATACGTTTAGTTTCGAAAATAAATCCCAAAATCAAGGCTTGAATCAGTGGATTCTATATACTAAACCTATGCTTGTATACAAAAAGTACAATAATTCTGAGAGAGGGGGGCTAATTAATGCTTCAATCTTCTTCTAGAGAAGCTAGAAGAATTCGACATCAGTGATCAACTTTTTCGCCATACATAATGtaatcacattttttttcttccataagTAATTAAATGAACTTTGAAATATAATTCATGATTCCGTTTGTAAAagccaccatatatatatattcttgttcATACTCCTCCGTACTAATTATGATATTTAAGGAAATATATGTATCTATGAAGCCACACAGAAACAAAGAAGATCGAGCAGCCATGAGAACAAAAATCCAGGCTGTCAAAGTTCGAATGAGCCACAtaggggtgtaagaaatgaaccggaaaaccgaaaaaaccggtCCGAACCGCGTGATccaaaaccgaaaaacccgaaATCGGAAAAAACTGAAGctcgaaaaaaccgaaaacaaaaaacccgatgtgtaacggttcggttacggttttcaatattcattacccgcgattaaccgaaccgaaccgaattctgatatatacctacatatagtcatatatatgtatatatatttacacatatatgtattatatgaatacatcatttatatatctatttagcTAATTTCTTGTATTTGTTGTCTAAACTATCAACAATTTCACAAAATTCTTTCACAATCTATGATTAATTTTGGATATTCtaagtaattaatatatatatatatatatatatatatagtaaaaagatatTATGAGAACTACATTTTTTGTTGCGAGAACCATTtatcattaaaggtattattgtatttttatattttatactttttgattaataaatttattaaattaaatccatatTTCTCTCATAATGTAACAGACTAAAACAAGcggttatcatttttttaaaataacgaACATCATGGTCATCCTTAGTCATTATCTacttttgtatttaattaagaaataatggagaaaatcatgtttaatCTTAAATCCATATTAACGTATACTCGGATTCATATTCTTCAATTTTCAATAGTATTTGCTTACTTTGTTGgtcttttcaaaattaattatttcgtcatttatttcatttattagtTAATGAGCATGCATCTTTACGATCATCCCATGTTGTGtttaatcttttatattttgagCATTGATGATTCACATGTAAACAAAACACCTACACATATTAATTTGCATACATATGCATACAAAGATGTGCACTTGTGTACACCCATGCATAAAATATATGCACCTGTGTACacctatgcatacaaacatgtaTACATATGTACACCTATGCATACAAATATGTATACCTGTGTATACAAATATGTATACCTGTGTACACCTATGCATACAAATATGTAGACGTATGTATACTTGTGTCCATCCATGCATACAAATATGTATATCTGTGTACACCTATGCATACAAATATGTACACCCTAAAAGGATTAAGATTTCACGAGTTTAAGTCTATTTTGTCTTTGTATCTATTTACACTTATGCATATACAATTTCAtgtgataaaatatatatttacgtGTGTACGCAATTCatatataattgttataaaaatacatgtgtTCGCAGAATAACAAAAGTTAATGTATGAAATGGTTATGGGTGATAAAAACGTCATTcgttaattttaaatatattgtataggtttaatttaaaaagaCTAATAGTTGGCTGATGAATGTATGGgtttacttttaaataaattgtATGGGTTTAATTTATATCGTAAtcataataagtaaatataattatattgaaTCCTTAAAAAGTCAAAGGATTCATAACTCCATAAATATATGCGTTTTTGTCTCCTCGTTTAAATCTTAATTCCCCTTTTGCCCctctttaattattaaattaatcattaatcatataataattagttaaaatatTGCCTATTTATAGCCATTGATCAACATCATCAATGGTTCTAAATAGTTATCGCAGTTCTCGACAAAAAATTAGTTCTCGTAATAACctaactctctctctctctctctctctctctctatatatatatatatataaaagaaaagttgttaactatgtttaaaatatttatcaaaaatattagtaatatcacataaaagacattttaagtaaTAAATCATGAACTCTTAAATAGAAACTTGCATTGCATAAATATAACGctagaaaaaagtaattcaaaattacatataatgtatatttattaataaaacaaaatactaatgtagttaaataactattatacctaaaaaaaattaattaatacaatgtaatttgactattataattgaaaacttaaactttatattagcataactttaataaatggttaaccgaaaaaTAAAGccgaaattaaccgactttttcggGTAACCGAAATTAACGGTTCATAATTTTTAACTAACCGAACTGAACCGAAATCCAaaaaacggttcaaaatttctagctaaccgaacTAAACCGTTTACAGAGCCACATCATATATCGATGAATCTCTAGTAATGATAATGTAGCATTTCTCTACATGACAAAGGATAAAactcaaatttcaatttctaaaATTTCATGAGAATTTAAACACTCCCTTAAATGCACTAACGTGAGGGAGTGAACCTGAAATTTTCCCCGTGACAAGagttttctttattatatcCAGCATtcgaatattaattatttattatttgaaataattaTGTGAGTCTCGTAAGTGAGTTTTTCTCTTAGGTATCGAGTTCGACTGTTCGAGTCTAAGGTTTTCATCTCATGGTGTTTTCCATTAAAAGGGGGTTAGAGGTCCAACAATTGATGGTTAAAATTGTTTctaacacgtctgaatcgaaactataccagaaaaatatatatatatataaaatttattattagagATTTCCGCACAAACATAGAAAATGCAGCCTATTATTAAAACTTATTACAAGATAATTTAGTTTCGAAGAACATGGCATATCCGCATAACGTATATGTAATGGGTTTTTTACAAGCATATTTCAGTTTGGGTCGGTTATATATAGCAGGTGTTATATTACGACGTCGTCCATGGAGGCAATGTTTTGTGGTAGCTGGAGTAATTAAGCACATGGGTATCGGGCACAAATGGATCGAGGAGCGTATCGATCACCAACTAATTAAATTATGTTTAAGAGTTATAACGCAGAAGGTGTCTTAATTCGTATATTCATAAGTGTACAACACATATAGTTTAAGAATATTATTTGCCACAAAGTAATTGTCATTGCAATCACGTACGTACAATAGCATCCGATtttatacatacaataaacaaattGAAAACTATACATATGTCCAAATTCTAACatgaaaaagattaaaaaaaaaactcacacaATTGGGTAAAACAAGTAACCCAATTCGGAgtgcatatatacacatacacatcgACGGTTATTCAGGAATGCTTTGAAGAGCAGGCCTCCACGATGGTTGATGTGATTCAAAACCGTCACTAGCATCCATCAACCGACCGAGTACTTGCTGTACACTTAGTCCTTGCACATCCGTCCTACCCAACAACTCTTCAAGTTGTTTCTTCGATATCTTAATCTTCACCTCCGTCGTCGTTGTCACCTTCTTTTCACTAACAAAGCAATCATCGCAATGGCTACCCGATACATAATCAACCTTTGCTTTCGGGGATCCCCAGTCATCGCTGTTGTATTGAATGGCTGGCTGCTTTTTCATTATACAATTTCCcatcttattaataattaattaaaatttaaaatttgttgtAATGAGCAAAACATGTGTTGGGTTTGAACtttatatataggggtgggcaGAGTGCCAAGTTGGAACAAGACTGCTGCCAAGTTCAAAAAAATGTTATCTTACGTGGCATGCAAAAGTTTGACTGATCCTTGTCACATCTCACTTTCGTACGGATTCTATACTTTTATCCATTCAAATTGATAAATCTCATCCGGTTCATCTCTCGCCCGGCTCGATAAAGTATCTACCTTTTTAacgataaatatatattactctAGTTATTACTACTACGTAGCTAGTATATATGTTCCATTTTATTCCCTCCgttctattttttatttgtattattttgattggtcaatttatttttttcaacttaatttgatcgtaaatatctttgtttatatgtacattagttgatgaaaattatataaaaaaaaatacatttaaaactcaatcaatttatatgtataatatcaaatattataaatcacaaataaaagtatttacggtcaaaattgagagaaaaaaactcaaaaagataAACTATGACACTTTATGGAACGAAGAGAGTAGAATTTAAACATTATTGCCTGTATTTGAAAACAAAATGTTTAGAGAGACAATTTCTTCTTCCCTAATTTGTAGTACAAGACCAAAAACTCATTATCAACCATCATGGATTGATACTTGGAAAATTTGTAACTGGTTTATTTTAGTTCAAAAAATGATGTGAGCAAAATAATATCAAGAGCGGAAACACATGTTTTCCCATAATGAATCTTCACATATTTACAGTTGATTATATAAAGAGATAATGTCGTTGAGTCAAACAAAATTTACACCATTaaaagaataattaaaaatCTCATTTGGTCTCCCAAAAGTTTATTAAATCGGGTTTATATAGTCAATGAAGATCAGTCCAACTGGTTAGAAGTATTTCCGGTTTTAtctaaggtcttgagttcgatacTTTGGGATGACAAAACCTTGGGGTTtttccctctgaatacttgtgatgacccatggtcaacatctcgttgtcgaGGGTACATGCAAGgattcaccattatacggtgaggttttccCCGATGTCGTATGCAGACTAGATGTTCGAAAAAAAATCGGGTTTATATAGTCATCGGTCCTTT
This genomic window contains:
- the LOC122602190 gene encoding uncharacterized protein LOC122602190, whose translation is MGNCIMKKQPAIQYNSDDWGSPKAKVDYVSGSHCDDCFVSEKKVTTTTEVKIKISKKQLEELLGRTDVQGLSVQQVLGRLMDASDGFESHQPSWRPALQSIPE